Within Oncorhynchus kisutch isolate 150728-3 unplaced genomic scaffold, Okis_V2 scaffold1627, whole genome shotgun sequence, the genomic segment ATATAACCTTACACCCGGTAACCTTTTGAATATTGAACTAAAAGCCCATTTGGTGTCTGTTGCAGAATTGGGGAATTTGGATCAATTCCATTTCTATTCAGATTGTTGTGATGATGCTGCGTTGTTGGGCGGGTCTTCCCTTGCTCCTCCCCCTCCTGGTGCTGTGTGGGCGTGGTTTGGCCCAGAGTTCCGAGCCCATGTTTCGGTCAGTGACTGAGACAGTCCTACCTCCTGACAACCAGCACAACCCCACCCAGCTGAACTATGGGATGGCCGTTACTGATGTGGACGGAGACGGAgacctggaggtggtggtggcggggtgagagtgtgggtggggggttagagtgtgggtggggggttagagtgtgggtgggggggtgagAGTGTGGGTGGGGGGTGAGAGTGTGGGTGGGGGGTGAGAGTCTGGGTGGGGGGGTTAGAGTCTGGGTGGGGGGTGAGAGTCTGGGTGGGGGGTGAGAGTGTGGGTGGGGGGTGAGAGTCTGGGTGGGGGGTGAGAGTCTGGGTGGGGGGTGAGAGTCTGGGTGGGGGGTGAGAGTGTGGGTGGGGGGTGAGAGTGTGGGTGGGGGGTGAGAGTCTGGGTGGGGGGTGAGAGTCTGGGTGGGGGTGAGAGTCTGGGTGGGGGGTGAGAGTCTGGGTGGGGGGTGAGAGTGTGGGTGGGGGGTGAGAGTGTGGGTGGGGGGTGAGAGTCTGGGTGGGGGGTGAGAGTCTGGGTGGGGGGTGAGAGTCTGGGTGGGGGGTGAGAGTGTGGGTGGGGGTGAGAGTGTGGGTGGGGGGTGAGAGTCTGGGTGGGGGGTGAGAGTCTGGGTGGGGGGTGAGAGTGTGGGTGGGAGGTGAGAGTCTGGGTGGGGGTGAGAGTCTGGGTGGGGGGTGAGAGTCTGGGTGGGGGGTGAGAGTGTGGGTGGGGGTTAGAGGGGGTTAGAGTGTGGGTGGGGGGTTAGAGTGTGGGTGGGGGGTGAgagtgtgggtgggggggtgagAGTGTGGGTGGGGGGTTAGAGTGTGGGTGGGGGGTTAGAGTGTGGGTGGGGGGTTAGAGTGTGGGTGGCGGGGTGAGAGTGTGGGTGGGGGGTTAGATAAaaaagagagagttggagagggcATTCAAATGCAATCATTGAGTACAGTGTCCTGGACCATAGGACGTTACAGGCTATGCATAAATTACCCAATATTCTCAACTTACCCCCATTCTTTGGTTCAACGGCCCTAACCTGGTTCTGAAgttggggctctggtcaaagtagtgcactatccagggaatagggctctggtcaaagtagtgcactatccagggaatagggctctggtcaaagtagtgcactatccagggaatagggctctggtcaaagtagtgcactatccagggaatagggtaccatttaggaCTACACCTCCTAATGTTCTCTACTACACCTACTAATGTTCTCCACTACACCTACTAATGTTCTCTACTACACCTACTAATGTTCTCCACTGCACCTCCCAATGTTCTCCACTACACCTAATGTTCTCCACTACACCTCCTAATGTTCTCCACTACACCTCCTAATGTTCTCCACTGCACCTCCTAATGTTCTCTACTACACCTCCTAATGTTCTCCACTACACCTCCTAATGTTCTCCACTAATGTTCTCTACTACACCTACTAATGTTCTCTACTACACCTACTAATGTTCTCCACTGCACCTCCTAATGTTCTCCACTACACCTCCTAATGTTCTCTACTAACGTTCTCTACTACACCTCCGAATGTTTTCCACTGCACCTCCTAATGTTCTCCATTCTCAGGTACAACGGTCCTAACCTGGTCCTGAAGTATGACCGTGGTCAGCAGAGGCTGGTGAACATAGCGGTGGATGACCGCAGCTCTCCATTCTATGCCCTGAGAGACCCCCTGGGGAACGCCATCGGGGTGACCGCCTGCGACGTAGACGGGGACGGGCGGGAGGAGATCTACTTCCTCAATACAAACAACGCTTACTCTGGTAAATAACAATAACAGCAGGTAAACACAAACACCATCAACAATGCTTAAAAAACATCTGCGGTTACTCTGGTAGTCAGTAGCAACCTTCTTTTGGAAGGTCGGGCCACATACTCTGACAAGCTCTTTAAGTTCCGTAACGGACGCTTCGAGGACCTGCTGGGGGATGACATCAACGTGCGCAGAGGAGTAGCCAATCGGATGGCAGGACGCTCCGTGGCGTGTGTGGACAGAAAGGTATGTAAACAGTCTatccatctgtgtgtgtctgtatgttgtcTGTATGGCTGTATGCCcgcaccccctctttctcttaccccccccccctctatattttctgtgtgtgtggtctatGTCTGTACCCCCCCTCTCTaatcccccctctatctctctcctgtaGGGTACAGGGCATTAtgctgtgtgtattttctgtgtgtgtggtctatGTCTGTAACCCCCTCTCtaatcccccctctttctctctcctgtaggGTACAGGGCGTTATGCTGTGTATGTAGCTAACTATGCCAGTGGAAATGTTGGTCCCCATTCCCTGATAGAGATGGACGAGGCAGCCAGTGACCTGGCCAAGGGCATCATCGCCCTGTCTGACGTAGCAGCACAGGCCGGGGTCAACAAGTACACAGGTACTGGACAAGAGTGaatggaagaaatgtgtgtgtgtgcgcttaccCATCTCACATAATATAGAAGATATTAGTTtatctgtttgtctcctcccacCAGGTGGGCGTGGTGTAGTGGTTGGACCAATCTTGAGCCAGAGCAGCTCTGACGTGTTCTGTGACAACGAGAATGGACCTAACTTCCTGTTCCGGAACAATGGAGACGGAACCTTCACTGACATGgctcaacaggcaggtgtgtctagagtgtgtgtgtctagggtgggtgtgtgtctagggtgggtgtgtgtgtctagggtgggtgtgtgggaggaaggagagattggACCAT encodes:
- the LOC109885605 gene encoding cartilage acidic protein 1 isoform X1, yielding MNWGIWINSISIQIVVMMLRCWAGLPLLLPLLVLCGRGLAQSSEPMFRSVTETVLPPDNQHNPTQLNYGMAVTDVDGDGDLEVVVAGYNGPNLVLKYDRGQQRLVNIAVDDRSSPFYALRDPLGNAIGVTACDVDGDGREEIYFLNTNNAYSGRATYSDKLFKFRNGRFEDLLGDDINVRRGVANRMAGRSVACVDRKGTGRYAVYVANYASGNVGPHSLIEMDEAASDLAKGIIALSDVAAQAGVNKYTGGRGVVVGPILSQSSSDVFCDNENGPNFLFRNNGDGTFTDMAQQAGVEDRYQHGRGVALADFNADGKTDIVYGNWNGQHRLYLQDNNQRFRDIASGSFSSPSPVRTVIAADFDNDQELDIFFNNIAYRGHAPNRLFRVARRAGADPHIEELNVGEAAEPQGRGTGATVTDFDGDGQLDLLVAHGESASQPISVFKVTQGSSNHWLRVIPRTRFGSFARGARVTAYTNRSGALMRIIDGGSGYLCEMEPVAHFGLGKDEVTVVEVYWPDGRSVARPLQPGDMNSVMEIGYPKEGEESVLTPDTQCGEGFFVKNGRCAGI
- the LOC109885605 gene encoding cartilage acidic protein 1 isoform X2, which codes for MMLRCWAGLPLLLPLLVLCGRGLAQSSEPMFRSVTETVLPPDNQHNPTQLNYGMAVTDVDGDGDLEVVVAGYNGPNLVLKYDRGQQRLVNIAVDDRSSPFYALRDPLGNAIGVTACDVDGDGREEIYFLNTNNAYSGRATYSDKLFKFRNGRFEDLLGDDINVRRGVANRMAGRSVACVDRKGTGRYAVYVANYASGNVGPHSLIEMDEAASDLAKGIIALSDVAAQAGVNKYTGGRGVVVGPILSQSSSDVFCDNENGPNFLFRNNGDGTFTDMAQQAGVEDRYQHGRGVALADFNADGKTDIVYGNWNGQHRLYLQDNNQRFRDIASGSFSSPSPVRTVIAADFDNDQELDIFFNNIAYRGHAPNRLFRVARRAGADPHIEELNVGEAAEPQGRGTGATVTDFDGDGQLDLLVAHGESASQPISVFKVTQGSSNHWLRVIPRTRFGSFARGARVTAYTNRSGALMRIIDGGSGYLCEMEPVAHFGLGKDEVTVVEVYWPDGRSVARPLQPGDMNSVMEIGYPKEGEESVLTPDTQCGEGFFVKNGRCAGI